One window of the Labeo rohita strain BAU-BD-2019 chromosome 9, IGBB_LRoh.1.0, whole genome shotgun sequence genome contains the following:
- the znf804a gene encoding LOW QUALITY PROTEIN: zinc finger protein 804A (The sequence of the model RefSeq protein was modified relative to this genomic sequence to represent the inferred CDS: deleted 1 base in 1 codon), with translation MACYYIVISSTHLSNGHFRNIKGVFRGPLCKNGNKNLDYAEKEKTLAKALEDLKANFYCQLCDKQYYKHQEFDNHINSYDHAHKQRLKELKQREFARNVASKSRKDERKQERALRRLHELAEQRREVQCAPGSGPMFKSTTVAVEGSFRESCCDDTQEENQSCAAQDPGTQIHSSGCGLASKQSPWPYNGRAKKQTFRRKIAFSFSFPKKASVKLESSAAVFCESMEEGSMERSRRQRLRAPPVELDLPGSPTEEKVLNCEEAIYSTGTQQGKHFQKSDSAGSQGSSDTPVVRESPSSAASDLCALLVYSEDVPSPAVSLLNTSPFSLNRADIVLDSEDSVESLKSSIAESKPETSADVTVEESGITEEGHSTVSEPPEKTFSDVSLKNDSPQQQEQVEDATAKTPHPFTKPSQPFFSVLSRDGNTIFQWPSEMVTFTRTEPSLSFSCNPLHFDFKRSRIRRSADTQEMTEPKTDEELSVCSGFKSCHSDKHIEESTASPRKSPSQGPEGKVRKCYQYSSDTESCVRLKTHDRCRHSKDWIHVSKRAERKLRARDRRHYRSHCKRKRRRRKRRRDRHRETESNMVKSKKFHRRPECVEGLDSQFRGTTSQQVHPLEKSKQSAQNQAEDSSAAPVVEEGVGGRRQEAAVDVNGSAGCIILSDEFCADGEKVLGNSREKPDNPAAGELTTTGQCSPSQDASHSLRSSAAEECREETPPSPETGPCEGPTSKRRHTDSLSEGDQSYDPCRSLAEISDGCTELTCCEHGTRRKRQRRSHVQDQTPSLASECNVVTNSVLEEQDKAAEESSMKCLVLKGMCDSSNGSDQISCSIDDGESGAVDPQTFTSISSALGHSVEESSDWQRSSSSQINASCTKGSLTLLETDSKLSKEPTMENNNIHSSESKAAQTPLKNCNKYSVAAQACPLDVRDLALQRTEKATHDKSCQHSLQTPPPRFHLGIQAEEKLSRECFHTTSSLFQPSPSFQAPSDSMERRCLLQIQSHGQVLHQQVFPTKLKSVLPRPHLPMSSAVLHPVHLSSSVPSGSITIRHTILQHHAAFLPPQPPIYPQVVSVSRLPLGPEMCPPAAPPFVTPPQVPVVAPPSIHPMTVTFHALPRPAMFPHMLPHHSAVIPLQPLF, from the exons GATTATGCTGAGAAGGAGAAAACCTTGGCCAAAGCCCTGGAGGACCTCAAGGCCAACTTCTACTGTCAGCTGTGTGACAAACAGTATTATAAGCATCAAGAGTTTGACAACCACATCAACTCGTATGACCATGCTCACAAGCAG AGACTGAAGGAACTGAAGCAGAGAGAGTTTGCCCGCAACGTGGCCTCCAAATCCAGGAAGGACGAGAGGAAACAGGAGAGAGCTCTCAGACGCCTACATGAGCTTGCTGAGCAACGCAGAGAAGTGCAATG TGCCCCAGGAAGTGGTCCTATGTTCAAATCTACCACGGTGGCAGTGGAAGGTTCTTTCAGGGAGTCTTGCTGTGATGATACTCAAGAAGAGAACCAAAGCTGTGCAGCTCAAGATCCAGGCACTCAGATCCATTCCAGCGGCTGTGGTTTAGCCAGTAAACAGTCACCGTGGCCATACAATGGGAGGGCCAAAAAGCAAACTTTCAGACGCAAAATTGCATTCTCTTTTTCCTTTCCAAAGAAAGCATCTGTTAAGCTTGAGTCATCAGCGGCGGTTTTCTGTGAGAGCATGGAGGAGGGATCAATGGAGCGGAGCCGTAGACAAAGACTCAGAGCACCCCCTGTCGAGCTTGACCTCCCCGGCTCCCCCACGGAAGAAAAAGTACTAAATTGTGAGGAGGCAATTTACAGCACTGGCACACAGCAGGGCAAGCACTTCCAAAAAAGTGACAGCGCCGGAAGTCAGGGGTCATCAGATACACCCGTGGTGAGGGAGAGCCCCTCGTCAGCGGCCTCAGATTTGTGTGCTTTGCTCGTATACTCAGAGGATGTGCCCAGTCCCGCCGTCTCTCTCTTAAACACTTCCCCTTTTAGTTTAAACAGGGCTGATATTGTTCTCGACTCTGAGGACTCTGTTGAGAGTCTGAAAAGCAGCATTGCTGAAAGTAAACCTGAGACCTCTGCGGATGTGACAGTAGAGGAGAGCGGCATTACAGAGGAGGGGCACTCGACCGTCAGCGAGCCTCCAGAAAAGACTTTCTCAGATGTGTCGCTTAAAAACGATTCTCCTCAGCAACAAGAGCAAGTGGAGGATGCGACTGCAAAGACACCTCACCCTTTCACAAAACCCAGCCAGCCTTTCTTCTCTGTCCTGAGCAGGGACGGTAACACCATCTTCCAGTGGCCCTCGGAGATGGTGACCTTCACAAGGACAGAGCCATCCCTGTCTTTCAGTTGCAACCCCCTCCATTTTGACTTCAAGAGGTCACGGATTAGAAGGTCTGCTGACACTCAGGAGATGACTGAGCCCAAAACTGATGAGGAATTATCTGTCTGCTCAGGTTTCAAATCCTGCCACTCTGACAAGCACATTGAGGAATCCACAGCCAGCCCCAGAAAGAGTCCCAGCCAAGGACCTGAAGGCAAGGTCAGAAAGTGTTATCAGTATTCAAGTGACACCGAGAGTTGTGTCAGGCTGAAAACACATGACAGGTGTAGACATTCCAAAGATTGGATCCACGTGAGTAAGAGGGCCGAAAGGAAATTGCGGGCCAGGGACCGACGTCATTACAGGAGCCACTGCAAAAGGAAGCGGAGGAGGCGGAAGAGGAGGAGAGACAGACACCGGGAGACAGAGAGCAATATGGTGAAATCTAAGAAATTCCACAGACGACCTGAGTGTGTGGAAGGACTTGATAGCCAATTTAGAGGCACCACTTCACAGCAAGTGCATCCATTAGAGAAGTCAAAGCAATCAGCTCAAAATCAGGCTGAGGACAGCAGCGCAGCTCCTGTAGTTGAGGAAGGGGTGGGAGGCAGGAGGCAGGAGGCAGCAGTCGACGTAAACGGCTCAGCAGGCTGCATCATTCTCTCTGATGAGTTCTGTGCCGATGGTGAGAAGGTGCTTGGGAACAGCAGGGAAAAGCCTGATAATCCAGCTGCAGGGGAGCTAACGACCACAGGACAGTGTTCCCCCAGCCAGGACGCATCTCACTCTCTGAGATCCAGTGCAGCCGAAGAGTGTCGGGAAGAGACGCCTCCATCACCAGAGACTGGACCGTGTGAAGGACCAACTTCGAAAAGAAGACATACAGATTCTCTAAGCGAGGGAGACCAGTCTTACGACCCCTGTCGGTCACTGGCAGAGATTTCTGATGGGTGCACAGAACTTACTTGTTGTGAGCATGGGACTAGGAGGAAAAGACAGAGGCGGTCACACGTCCAAGATCAAACCCCATCCCTTGCAAGCGAATGCAACGTTGTTACGAACAGCGTTCTGGAAGAACAGGACAAGGCTGCAGAGGAGTCGAGCATGAAATGCCTTGTTTTAAAAGGCATGTGTGACAGCTCGAATGGGTCAGACCAAATCTCATGCAGTATTGATGATGGAGAGAGCGGTGCGGTTGATCCTCAGACATTTACTTCCATTAGCAGTGCCCTGGGTCATTCTGTGGAGGAGAGCAGTGACTGGCAGCGGAGCTCCTCCTCTCAGATCAATGCTTCATGCACCAAGGGCAGTCTAACTCTACTGGAGACAGATTCAAAGCTCTCGAAGGAGCCAACAATGGAGAATAATAACATCCACAGTAGCGAGTCTAAAGCAGCACAAACCCCCTTAAAGAACTGTAACAAGTATTCAGTGGCTGCTCAGGCCTGCCCACTCGATGTAAGAGATTTAGCCCTGCAGAGGACTGAAAAAGCCACTCACGACAAATCATGTCAGCACAGCCTTCAGACCCCACCGCCGAGATTTCACCTAGGCATTCAGGCTGAGGAGAAGTTAAGCAGAGAGTGCTTCCACACCACCAGCAGCCTGTTCCAACCCTCTCCATCTTTCCAGGCCCCCTCAGACAGCATGGAGAGACGCTGCCTCTTGCAGATCCAGAGCCACGGACAGGTGCTACACCAGCAGGTGTTCCCCACCAAGCTCAAATCTGTCCTGCCCAGGCCACATCTGCCCATGTCATCTGCTGTCCTCCATCCCGTTCACCTGTCGTCCTCCGTGCCTTCTGGCTCCATCACAATACGTCACACCATACTACAGCACCACGCTGCTTTTTTGCCCCCACAACCCCCTATCTACCCCCAGGTAGTGTCTGTTTCTCGACTCCCCTTGGGCCCGGAGATGTGTCCGCCCGCAGCACCTCCCTTCGTGACCCCTCCGCAGGTACCGGTGGTGGCGCCCCCTAGCATTCACCCGATGACTGTGACGTTTCACGCCTTGCCGCGC CCCGCAATGTTTCCGCACATGCTGCCCCATCATTCTGCTGTCATTCCCCTGCAGCCTCTCTTCTAG